tccagtcctgacaacatcctcgtaaatctcctctgtgcgctctcgtgcaattacatcctttctgtactgagctgaccagaactgcgcacagtactcaaattgtggcctaaccaatgaggccgttcacctgctccgagtgtgggaagggattcagtcaatcatccgacctgctgagacaccagcaggttcacactgacgagagaccttttaaatatccagactctgggaattgctataaatgttcagctgaattgatgatccatcaacatgttcacactgatgagagaccgttcatgtgctctcactgcgggactgcGTTCAGGCAATCATCTGATCTCACTGTACACCAatgtgttcacactggggagaggccagtcACCTGCTCTGTGTGGGGGGTAGGATTCACTGATTCATCctaccttctgacacaccagcaagttcacactagggagagaccattcacctgctccgagtgtgggaagggattcactcggtcaaccAATCTTCTGACACACCAGCAGGTTCACACCAGGGAGAAGCCTTTCACCTGCTCAGGGTGTGGGattggattcactcagttatctgacctgctgaaacaccaggtaGTTCACATTGCAGAGAgactgttcacctgctcagagtgtgggaagggattcacgacTTCAACCCAActtctgagacaccagcgagtacacactgatgagagaccttaTAAATGTCAAGACTGCGGGAATTGGTATAAAAGTTCTGCTGAACTGATgatccatcaacgtgttcacactgacgagagaccgttcATGTGTTCTCATTGTGGGACTGGGTTCAAGCGATCATCtgatctcactgtacaccagcgcactcacactggggagaggccattcacctgctcagagtgtgggaagagattcactacttcatctgccctgatgagacaccagcgagttcacactggggagaggccattcacctgctcagactgtgggaagggattcagtcggtCGTGCAACctgctggcacaccagcgagttcacagtggagagaggccgttcacctgctctgaatgtgggaagggattcactacttcatcggacctgctgacacaccagcgcattcacactggggagaggccgttcacctgctctgaatgtgggaagggattcgctgaCTCATCCGCCCTGCTGAGACACCAACAAgtccacactggggagaggccattcacctgctcagactgtgggaagggattcactcggtcatccaaccttctgacacaccagcgagttcacactggggagaggccgttcacctgctcagagtgtgggaagggattcactacttcatccgacctgctgacacaccagcgagttcacactggggagaggccgttcacctgctcagagtgtggcaaGGGATTCACTACTCCATCCCAGCGcctggcacaccagcgagttcacactggggagaggccgttcacctgctcagattgtgggaaggggtttgcTACTTCATCCAACCTCCTGACACACCAGCGTATTCACacgggggagaggccattcacctgttctgtgtgtgggaagggattcacgcagtcatccaaccttctgacgcaccagcgagttcacaagtaagtcagggatgagaaatttcgtcCAAACAGTGGATTTCCAACACTGGGGTTTTGGAAGTCTACCATTGGCTTCTCCCTTTCCGACCTTGACCAAAAGACCGGCTTTAAGAAAAAAATTGGAACTGtcagttctgattttttttaaccTATCCAACCATGGAGCTGCCTGGAAATCTTTTTACCTATTTTTAAGTTGTCTTTATTTTTTTTCATACTTGTTTTTTATAGTCTTCCACCTCGGTGGAAATGGACTTCAACCAGGATAGCAAGTGGGTGGAACCGCAaactccttcacaacttcagtgtgtcagtcttctgtaaatggccaaaaaggaggtgtgtgtaaacacagaccaattcccaatgtttgtttttgccttcatgggatatcttggcagagaccacctgagaactgacacagctcatttgacatggtttaaaattaatggtgcaggatcagtagctggcaagtcgctggtctgcagcaaaaacattgttctgtcaataggaatttgaaacttgcttccatttacacagtgtgtgtctgaaataatttctgaaaaccctgcacaaactggttactgaatgtgaatatcctgcagtgaatatcctgcagtgagcatgaactgtataaacttaatatgtcctgtgctttgcagcaactgaagtgatctggaatttccacttatcggtttgctcaggtgtctggctgaattccattcattgttcatctccattttcactgtcaactgccccagtcacactgtaaacctggagtcagtgtgaagctgtcttttacatCATAGTGATGCAAGACAAGGAGTATAACTttggccatctttcttcaatgtgtggtttgacattgcttaagattatctggaaaagactgtcctgcaccacaagtgctgtgtattggttacagtgcaactatcctgtgagctctctgcagtcactataaatggtcactgggtttctgaggctgatggcacaatactctgtacatgtatgaacatgtatatacagagtgctgcctttctccaagtcaacacaatagttatgattttcagctcaccttgctgttaaatgcagctgtcactgcaccaattgatgcagtagaacaggagccagaagtgttcatcactgttgggatatacagctgtccattggacctgctgcattgtcacagggccattaccaaacttttgagcctgatttggggatgatgcaacagaacctcaaacttgttactgtagaggtcgtcatcggctgtccctcgattcgaggattgcATCTACTCAAGGttgtgagtttctgccatgggtcttcaggtcactgaacaggctgattctcgacctgcagatctttgggcacatggggcaggatgtcccaccaggtagtgggacccggagtgcaggatttgcttcctagaggtacaacactagtctcattacttttccactgtcactAGCAAGATCTGGGACAATTTTTACATTGCATTTGAAGAGGAAAACCACATTTATAATTAGTTTTCATTAAAATTATAATGAGATCTGTactgcaaacaagattattttagtttAGAATCTTTATAATTTGACTAATTATTTGAATTATAAAATCTACCATGAgtcatgatatttaaaaacaagcattctatcTGTAGAGACACCACATTTGCTAAAGTTACTAAGGTTATTTTCCTCTTTTATGCTTGGAGGTAAATAATTGTCTCAAATAAAATTGGGTCGGGAGCATCACATGCTCTgaacagaatgtatgtgatattcctgtccattgAAGTTAATGGACAGCAAATTGAACAGGCTGcataactggtatacaatcctccctacctggttttactTTCTAATTCATTCAGGTAATTATGTCACAGCACAAAATAAGACAATTTACCCCACTTATGTTTAAGTTTCTGGATTATCAATGTCTCAAATGTTTAcgttttattaatttatatacctactgatttgcGCACATCACTTACCAAGGAGTGGTATGCCACTCGCACccctgcatttgttacttgttttgtgaaatactctccctattagtgctcaactgctggataactctgattacatttctatgtgtttatacatgtctataaagtgtctgtgtgcccagatttaactaagttgtgacttgtaaccaataaatgatgtttcgggcaTGACTTGTAATCTGGTATCTTGATgacttgtcaagaaagatttatttcactcactcagcagcttgagaggaaccagactgaggtttaatgaacaaacaaaagaggagctggaggaggccatttggccctttgagcctgttgtgCCATCcaccaagatcatgactgatcttctacctccactccaccttcccgcactatccccatatcccttaattcccaaaaatatatcaatctctgtTCTAAATATATTCAACCACTAAGCATCCACAGCTTCCAAAATTCGCAAACCAttcagtgaataaatttctcctcatctcaattaaataaatctgggataaaaaaaaaagccagtatcagtaatggtgaccatgaaactactggattgtcctaaaaacccacctggttcactaatttccttttgggaaggaaatctgccgtccttacccgatctggcctatatgtgactccagacccacagaaatgtggctaactcttaactgccctatgaaaagcctagcaagccactcagttatattcaaggaggtgactcaccaccaccttctctgatgggcaataaatcctggcctttccagcaatgctcaagttctgtgaataaatagaacaatctcctcatcccaggacccagactcgtgaatcttcattgcattccctcaagggcaagtatgtccctccttgggtaaggagacaaaaactgcacacactgctccaggtgtggcctcagcaatgtcctgtacaattgtagtaagacttctttactcttataccccaatccctttgtaacaaaagctaacataacattttccatcctaattgcttgctgtttctgcatgttaactttctatgattcatgtaaaggacaccaggtccctttgaatgcaaacatttctcaatCTCGCACCATTTATTAAAAAAaacctcttttaaaaaaatttttcctatcaaagtggatgacttcacacttcaccacattgtattctatctgccatgttcctgcccactcacccaacctgtctatatccctctgcagcctgtttgtgtcctcctcactgcttactttcccacctaactctgtatcatcagtaaacctggatacattacactcagtcccctgttacagacaggtaggaaatggggtgactggcttccacttttcaccttccaactgatcacagatagtgtttttgttaaGATTGGTGTTTCAGCCACTGATTGCTTTAACCATCAAATAAATAGACCAatggcaggttttctcataggtttagcgAGATAACTATTTTTTCCACAATAACTGAAT
This genomic window from Heterodontus francisci isolate sHetFra1 chromosome 34, sHetFra1.hap1, whole genome shotgun sequence contains:
- the LOC137349246 gene encoding zinc finger protein 271-like, with the protein product MRPFTCSECGKGFSQSSDLLRHQQVHTDERPFKYPDSGNCYKCSAELMIHQHVHTDERPFMCSHCGTAFRQSSDLTVHQCVHTGERPVTCSVWGVGFTDSSYLLTHQQVHTRERPFTCSECGKGFTRSTNLLTHQQVHTREKPFTCSGCGIGFTQLSDLLKHQVVHIAERLFTCSECGKGFTTSTQLLRHQRVHTDERPYKCQDCGNWYKSSAELMIHQRVHTDERPFMCSHCGTGFKRSSDLTVHQRTHTGERPFTCSECGKRFTTSSALMRHQRVHTGERPFTCSDCGKGFSRSCNLLAHQRVHSGERPFTCSECGKGFTTSSDLLTHQRIHTGERPFTCSECGKGFADSSALLRHQQVHTGERPFTCSDCGKGFTRSSNLLTHQRVHTGERPFTCSECGKGFTTSSDLLTHQRVHTGERPFTCSECGKGFTTPSQRLAHQRVHTGERPFTCSDCGKGFATSSNLLTHQRIHTGERPFTCSVCGKGFTQSSNLLTHQRVHK